A segment of the Pseudoalteromonas sp. DL-6 genome:
TCGTTACGTACCTTAGTAAAAGCAGAGCACCAAGAAGAAATTGCTTTTGAAACTGAGCTGCTAATTATGTATGCAGCGCGTTCACAGCTAATGCATAATGTGATCAATCCGGCACTAGAGCAAGGGCAGTGGGTATTAGCCGATCGTCACGATTTATCGTCACAGGCGTATCAAGGCGGCGGCCGCGGAATAAGTGCAAACACCTTAGCATCGTTATCGTCTATGGTGTTAAAAGGCTTAAAACCCGATTTAACAATTTACCTAGATATTGACCCTGTTATTGGCCTTGAACGTGCTAAAGGTCGCGGCCAGTTAGACAGAATTGAGCAAGAAGCCATTGAGTTTTTTCAGCGCACCCGTATGCGTTACATTGAGCTTGCAAATGATGACGACAGCATAAAAACAGTCGATGCCAACCAAAGCATTGATAAAGTGCATCGTGATATTACCAATGTACTGCGCACATTTTTTTCAGGGTTAAAATAATATGGCATTGCCGTGGCTTAATGAGGTAGAGCAACGCTTAACTCAGAGCTATAAAGCGCAGCGTTTTCATCATGCGCAGCTGTTTTGCGGGCCTATTGGGGTTGGCAAATTTGAGCTAAGTGAGCAACTAGCAAATAGTTTGTTATGCCAAAACACCCAAGCACAGTTAAGTAGTCCAAATAGTGTGTTAAGCCCTTGTGGGCAATGTAAAAGTTGTTCATTAAACTTAGCGGTTACACACCCAGACAAGCGCATTACTCAAGTGGAAGGGCAAAGCATAGGTGTAGACGACATACGCGGCATAAGCGATTTTATGCATCAGTCTGCGGCGCAAAATGGCAATAAAGTGGCAATTATCGAAAACTGCGAAAAAATGACCACCGCAGCCGCTAATGCGTTATTAAAAACCCTTGAAGAGCCAAGTAATAGTCGGTTTTTAATTTTGACAACCAGCCAAGTGGCGCAATTACCTGCCACTATTTTAAGTCGCTGTGCTAAAACTGAGGTTAAAGTAACCAATAACCAATTAGCACAACAATGGTTAAGTAGTTTGGATGTGCCTAACTATACGTGGTTGTCGTTATTTTATAGCCAACCACTGCAAGTAAAGCAGTGGCAACAGCAAAATCAGCTTGAAAACATTGATACGCTTTATAAATTTGCAACTGAGTTTAAACAAAGCCATAATTTCAATGCGTTAGTCGACATAATAAATAAACAGCCTGAGCTTGTGCGTATTTTTACCTTATTTTTAAGTGAGCAGCTCAAACAACAGCTGTTAAATGGCATGAGTTTTGAAGCTTACCAAGTTGCTCAGCAAGCACTGAATGATTTTTTACAGAATAACATACAAATACTTGGGCTAAATTTACCGCTTGCGGTATCACGACTAGCGTACATATTACGTAACCAATAAAAAGGACTAGATATGCAAGAGCTATTAGTAGATATAGACGACCTTGACGAACTATATCGCTGTTATATGCCTTTTTTAAAAAAAGGTGGGTTATTTGTACGCACCAATATGCGCTATGAACCCGGGTATTCACTTGCCTTACGCGTTACCTTACCTGACGCGCTAGAAGACGACGTGGTAACCGGCAAAGTAACCTGGATCACGCCACAGGGCGCTCAGAGCTCAAATCCACCAGGGATCGGCATTAGCTTTTTAGATGATAAAACAAACCTAAACGCGAAGATCGAAAAACTGCTGGGGACTATGTTAAACTCCGGCAATCCAACTTATACCATGTAGTAAAAACAGGCCTTATTTTGATTGTAGATTCTCATTGCCATTTAGACCGTCTTGATTTTGATAAACTCGATTTAAACCTAGACCAAGTACTTGATAACGCCCGCGCTAAAAAAGTAGAACATTTTTTATGTGTAAGCGTCACGCTTGATCAATTCCCCAATATGCTAGAGCAAATAAAACATTACAACGACGTGTCTGCGTCATGTGGTGTGCACCCGCTTGATCAAAAAGACGCACTCAACAAACAGCAATTAATTGATTTAGCCTCACACGACAAAGTAGTGGCCATTGGCGAAACTGGGCTCGATTATTACTACGCAAAAGACACCCATGCCGTACAACAAGCCAGTTTTGTTGGCCATATTGAGGTGGCAAATGAATTACAAAAGCCGCTTATTATTCATACCCGTGACGCCCGTGCCGACACCATTAACTTAATGCGTGAACACAAAGCAGAAAATTGCGGCGGGGTACTGCATTGTTTCACCGAAGATTGGGATATGGCCAAAAAAGCCATTGATATGGGTTTTTATATTTCTATTTCAGGTATTGTAACCTTTAAAAATGCGGTAGAGCTTAAAGAAGTAGTAAAGCAAATTCCTCTCGATCGACTGCTTATTGAAACCGACTCGCCTTATTTAGCGCCAGTACCATATCGTGGTAAAACTAATCAGCCAGCGTATGTGGAAGATGTTGCTTACTATATTAGTGAACTAAAAGGCATTAGTTTTAACGAGTTGGCAAAGGCCACCACTGATAACTTTTATTCTTTATTTAAATTAGCAGCTAAAGGCTAACCTCATGACAACTCTCTCGGTGCAACACCCGCTATTACTTATGGGGCCCATGGTGCGCCGAGCAGAAAAAACTGCAGTCTGTATTCAGTTTGCTACTGCAAAGCCAGTAAATTGCCGTATAGAGCTAATTGGTCACGAATGTTATAGCGAACAAGACACCATAAGGCTAGGGGAATATTTATTCTTACAGTTTGTGGTTATTAAACCCATTAACAGCCAATTCCCACGCGATACCTTATTACCTTACCAGCTATTTTTTGATGACAGCCCGGTTGATTTATCTGCGTTTAGCTTTAACAATCAGCCATTACCTGAATTTGTGATCCCCAAAAAACTGACGCAAATACTACATGGCTCGTGTCGTAATGCGCATCACCCTGCAAAAGACAGCTTAGTAAGCTCTAGCCATTGGCAAGCTGTACAACGAAGTAATGAGCAGCAGGGGGCACAGTTATTATTGCTTTCGGGCGATCAGGTATACGCCGACGATGTAGCAGGGCCTATGTTATTAGCAATACATCAGCTGATTAAACACTTAGGCATATATAAAGAACAGCCACTTAATTTAGATTTACCCGCTGATATTGCAGAGCAACTATATGGTCGCCATTACTTGTTGCCGACTACCTCATGGAAAAAGCGTTCTAAATTAGGCATTGGCTATTGGTTAAAAAAGGACGAACCGCATTTTTCCAGTGTTAAAGCTTATAATCATCTGATTCATTTTGAAGAGTTCGTAGCGCTATATTTACTTAATTTTAGTAGCCAAGCATGGCAATACATTGACCTAAATAACTTAAGTTACTCAGGTGGTAACGAAAAAAATCAAACGCTATTTAATGCAGAAAAAACCGCATTAATTGACTATGCACAAGGTTTAGCAGAGGTAGAGCGGTTATTTGCTAATGTATCTACCTTAATGATGTTTGATGATCATGATGTAACCGATGATTGGAACCTAACCGCAGGTTGGGAGCAAGCCATTAACCAAAACCCTAGCAGCAAGCGTATTGTAAATAATGGCTTAGCAAGCTATTGGTTATTTCAGGGAATGGGCAACGACGCACTACATAAAACCGGATCGTTACTTAGCCCTTTTAACGACTGCTTAGCTGGTGATAAGCAGTGGCAATTTAAATGTTTTGATAAGCACCTGAACGACTTTAGCCATTGGCATTATGAGCTAATGACCATTCCTAAAGTGGTGGTACTCGATACCCGTACGCATCGTTGGCGTAACGAGCAAAACTTTAATGAACCCTCAGGCTTACTCGATTGGGATCGCCTCACAGAGCTTGAAGAGAGCCTATTAAGCCATGACCAAGTAATTATTGTATCGCCCGCTCCCGTGTTTGGGGTTAAATCGATAGAGGCAATTCAAGCCGTATTTAATATGTGTGGGCAACCACTGATGGTTGATGTAGAAAACTGGATGGCGCACGAAGGCTCAGCCAAAAAGCTACTCAATACTTTTAGACGCACCGACACCCCAAATGAAACACTGATTTTATCCGGCGACGTGCATTATTCATTTTGTTTTTCGGTGCAAAAGCGTTTTGGCGATCACCCCAACAGAATTTGGCAGCTCACAGCTAGTGGCATTAAAAACGAGTTCCCGCGTAAGCTAATAAATGTTCTCGACAAGCTCGACTCTATTTTATACGGCCCCAAAAGCCCACTTAACTTTTTTACCAAACGCTGGCATATGGAAGTAGACAAACACCAAACCAAAGGCAAAGGACAAAAGTACCTAGTAAGCGATTCAGCCATTAGCTTAGTTACGCTTGAAGCGGGAAATTTAGCAAGGTACCAATTAATCCATGGCGACGGCCACACCACCGAATTTGATTTAGAAGAGCAGTGATTTAAAGCATAAGTTTTAGGTTGATATTATTGCCGACGTGTAGCAGCGACTTCATGTCGCGTCATATTTTAATGTCGTGAGCGACGGGCGACGGGCGACGAGTTGCGGGCTAAATATCCAAAAGCGCAGCGTCTCTTAGCCTCCTTTGTGAATAAATCACTAAAATATTTTTTGAACAAAGAGAAGGGAATGAGAAACAAATGAGAGGGTCAAGCCAGTTCAAGGTTGAAATTAGTATCGACTTGTAGCAGCGACTTTATGTCGCGTCATTAGCGGAGGGCGACGAGCTTCTAGTTGCGCGCTGCACTGAGAATACAAAGTATTTGCTAATACTTATAACATTTGTATTTAGTTACTTTCTCTTTTTTCTCCTACCCTCTGTGGTAAATAAATAACTAAGTTCTTATTGTAATAATAGTACTGGATGAAGGGCTAAGCTCGAAACTCATTAACTTTATTTAAAACCTTTATTTTTGCACCACAGAGAACACCGAGGCGCTGCGCGCTGCACAGAGAATACAAAGTATTTGCTAATACTTATAACATTTGTATTTAGTCACTTTCTCTTTTTTCTCCTACCCTCTGTGGTGAATAAAATCACTAAAATATTTTTTGAACAAAGAGAAGAGAATGAGAAACAAATGAGAGGGTCAAGCCGGTTCTAGGTTGATATTATTGCTGACTTGTAGCAGCGACTTCATGTTGCGTCATTCTTTAATGTCGTGAGCGACGGGCTTCGAGTTGCGGGCTCAATATCTAAAAGCGCAGCGTCTCATAATCTTCTTTATGAATAAATTACTTAAACCCAAAATATAAAAATTACTCTTGAACCACAGAGGCGCTGCGTAGAGAAAAGGCTTCAATTGCTGAAATCTAATAACTAACCACAATTTTTTAACTTTTGTTTTAAATTACTTTCTCTTTTTTCTCCTACCCTCTGTGGTGAATAAATCACTAAGTTCTTATTGTAATAATAGTACTGGGTGAAGGATTAAGCTCGAAACCCGTTAACTTTATTTAAAACCTTTATTTTTGCACCACAGAGAACACCGAGGCGCTGCGCGCTGCACAGAGAATACAAAGTATTTGCTAATACTTATAACATTTGTATTTAGTCACTTTCTATTTTTTCTCCTACCCTCTGTGGTAAAAAAATCACTAAAATATTTTTTGAACAAAGAGAAGAGAATGAGAAACAAATGAGAGGGTCAAGCCGGTTCTAGGTTGATATTATTGCTGACTTGTAGCAGCGACTTCATGTCGCGTCATTCTTTAATGTCGTGAGCGACGGGCTTCGAGTTGCGGGCTCAATATCTAAAAGCGCAGCGTCTCATAACCTTCTTTGTGAATAAATCACTTAAACCCAAAACATAAAAATTACTTTTGAATGAACCACAGAGAACACCGAGGCGCTGCGCGCTGCACAGAGAATACAAAGTATTTGCTAATACTTATAACATTTGTATTTAGTCACTTTCTCTGTTTTCTCCTATCCTCTGTGGTAAATAAATCACTAAAATATTATTTGAACAAAGAGAAGCGAATGAGAAGACAGAATCAGGTGTTAGGGATTAGGTTCGTAACCCGCTCCCCGCAACTCGCAGCCCGTTAACTTTCACTACGCCGTTTTTTAATTCGCTTTGGTGCCGGTAACTTATTGGTTAATATAGCTAAACATAACACCACTATAAACAGCATTGAGTTTGCACCGGCCTGCAAAGAGTAATCAACCGATGAATGCAGCATCATGGCTAGAATAGCTGTAGCGCAACCAAACGCCACGCCCTGATAAAGCGCCGTTTTACGCGTTCGCATAGTATTAATACACAACCACAAACAATAAAGTACCAGTAGTCCTAACAACGCAGTAGCAGGAATACCCAGCTCAACCGCAAATTGTACATAATCGTTATGCGCATTGTCATAGTAGCCAGAATAAGGCTCAGACTGATACGCAGGAAACGCAGTATAAAAAGTACCGCCACCAGAGCCTAATAACGGGTTATCTAAAATCAGCGGAATTGAGTCACGAACAACTTCATCACGTGTTTCCGATTGCAAACTAGTCTCGCTAATACGTTGTTTTACTTTTTCTACATCGAAAATGGCACCAATGATGATTAAATCGATAATAAAAAAGCTCACAATCAGCAATTTAAATGCTTTGGGTTTTTGCTTATAAACAAATAGCGCCAGTAAACTTACTATTATCAAAGCGATAAAAAACGCCGAGTTACCCATACGGCTGCGAGTTAAAATAAGCGCCACAATAATAATAATTAACGAAATGCGTAAGATTATTTTAGAACTTAATAATACTTCGGCCCAGGCGCGAAGTGTTTGTTTTAAAGTGGGTTTATAGCCATTGTTAGTGCGTTTTAACTCACTGATTAAAACGCCAATGCCTAAACATAAGCACAGCGCTAAATAGTTAGCTAAAAAGTTAGAATAGGTAAAAGTACCAATTGCTCTGTCGGTGTGTTTGTAGCCAAACAAAGGGCTAATTACATCGGGCGATAAATTTAAGTAACTCGCATACAAAGCCTGAAAAACACCGGCACAAATTACAGCATAAATTAATTTTTTAATTCGCTCGGCACTATTGCAGTAGTTAAATACTAACCAGCTCAACATGAGTAAAAAGCTGGTTTTTAATAACATTTGTTTGGTTTGAAATACATCAACACTCACGCTAAACAGCTGTATACCAGAAACTAAAATAACGGCGCTTAAAGTAAAAAATAGTGGCCAAGAATAGCGGGGGGGAAATAGCGATTGGTTGTTATTTAACACACTGAGTGTAAGGTGAGTAATAAAGGTAAAGCTAGTTAAAATACCAATAGCTAAAATTGCCCAAGGGCGGTAACTACCTAAAGGAAGGGGGAGCAAAAATAGGATCAGGCAAATACAAAAAAATATAAAACGATTCAAAATAAACTCAAACAAAGTAAAAACGCAGCCAATAGGCTGCGTTTAAATATTTATACAGGTTGGTATTAATTACCGACTTCAGAAATGCCATTATCACCACCCGTACCACCAGAACCTGGAGGTGTAGGTAATGTTGGTAAGCCTACTACTGGTGGTGGAGCAGGCTGGCCAGCACCTGGGCCTGCAGCAGTAGCTTCTGATGCAACTGTAGCATCAACGCCGGCAGTAATTGCAGCTAGAGTAATGGCATCAGTATTCGAACACGTAGTTGAAAGGCTGTTTAAAAAATCAGAGATTAGCGGATTATCTGCACCTAATTCATCAACAACAGTTGTCACTAAAATATCGATATCTGCAGTATTACAACAAACATCATTTGCAAATGCACCGTTTAACCAATTGCCGTCGCCTGTTTTCTCAGGTTGGTTATTGTCTGATTCATCTTCAGCGCCATTATTTACTACGTTGCTTTTGTTTGAACACGCTTGATTCAATGCAGCAACAAGCTCTTCACGTAATTGCTCTGATGAAGTATCAGCTGTTGCATTATTAAGAATGCTTATAACGCCATCTGTATTTACTTCTTGAACCACTGCAGCATTGTCCGTTTGTGCATAGGTTGGAAGAGCAGTAAGAGCCGTTGTGCTAGCGACTAAGCCAGCTAAAAGTAATTTTTTCATTTCTCGTCCCTTGGTTGAGTACTAATTGCAAAATTTTAGCGCATCGGTGCAAAAAGTAAACTCTTTATTTACGCCATTTTCATTAGATTTAATGATTTTTGATGGTGGTAGTATCAAATTGCCCTGTACACCATCACACCCTAGGTATTCAAGTATTTCTAAAGTCTCGGTTTTTTCAATTAAACAGGCTAAAACTTTAATACCAAAACCATGGCAAATATTGTTAACGGTTTGAATATAAAATTGGCTTTGTGGGTTAGTTACTAAATCTTGAATATAACTACCATCAATTTTAACGTACTCAATATCCAGCCCTTGTAAATACCTAAACGATGTTAAGCTAGTACCAAAGTGTTCAATACACACATTAATGCCCAGCTCTTTTATTGCATCTATATGTAACGATGCAACATGCACGTTATACAATAAGCTTATTTCGTGCAGCTCAAATAGCAAGTTAGTTTTTATAACTGGCTTAGTGTGCGAATAAAGAGTAAGCCATTCTATAAAGTCAGTTGAGTACAAAGATGCCTTACTAATATTTAGGGCAAACACTTCATTTGGGTATTGCTCTTTAATATCTACAAAATTACGTATAATTTTTTTATCAAGTTCTTCGGTTAAATTTAACTTTTCGGCCATTGCAAATAAGTGGCCATTATTTACTTTTTCGCCATCATGAATAAAGTGTGCAAATACCTCAAAGTAACATTGAGAGTGAGCCTTATTGGCTTGTTTTACTGGCTGTACCGAAAAGCTTACTTCACCGGCATTTATAATCGACTTAATAAGAGTACGCCATTGATTTACGCTAAATAGCGATTCTTTATCATCGCAGTTTATGGTGCTGTCTTCGCCAATGGTGCAACCGGTATCAAGTAACGAGAGTACTTCGCCTACACTCACACCTTGTTCAACGGCAACTATGGCTAAATTTGCGTAGCCATTTATGTGCAAGCTGTTTTCTTTTTGGCTTAATTTATCACTCAGATCTAAACGGGCTTTATTTAAAAATAACACGTCATAAGGGGCAAGTAACACAAACGTGCCACCGTTTAACCTAAATACAGTTGAGTTTGGTAATTCTTCTGCAGCATGTTTAAGTATTTTAGCTGCATCAAGCACATGCTGATCGCCATCTTGGTAGCTTACTATTTGGTTTATATTATTTAATGAGGGCAGGGTAAGCATCATTGCAGTAATGGGCGCATCGTCTGAAATATTATTGACCACAGAGTTAAAGTGGTTTTCAAACGACTTACGGTTACCTAGCCCAGTTAACGAATCTATATAAACTTCTTCGGTAAGTGCCTGAGTTTGTTTGGTCAGTGAATCAAACGTACTTTGTAAGTTTATAACCATGTTATTAATGGCTTGGGTTACGGTACGAAGCTCCCGCGCTACCGGAATTTCCTTATTTAAGGTAAAACGTTTGCGAGTGACTAGAGTGGCTTGGTCTTCTACGGCTTTTAATGGCTTAAATACGGCGCGTAAAATTAAAAACGCAATAGCGAGTGATGCAGCTAAAAGTAAAAACGAGCTATATAAACTGCGTAATGTGTGCTGCCACAAGGTTAAATACGACTGCCCAGTATGGCTGGTTACATTAAGTGTGCCTGCCATCATCCAGCCGTTATTAATTTCAGAGTGCATAGTAGGCGCACTCAATTCAACCGCACTAATAAACCAAGTAGGCACAGATTCAACGCGTTTAGGGTTTTGTAACTCAAATACTATGTTGTTTTGCACATCAGTAAATTTAATTTCACTGTAGTAACCAGAGTCGAAAATAGCGGTTGCCATCGTTTGTGCAATCATTAGGCTATCGTCTTCTAAATAGGGAGAGATAGAAAGCCCTAAACTGGTGGCAGTGTCTTGCGCGTGGCTGGCCATTTGCGTTTGTAAGTAATTACGAGTTGTGTCTACGTCGGTAATAACACGCGCGCAAAATGAAATGATCGAAATTAAAATGATCAAGCCATATACTTGGGTCTTTAAACTCAATCCATATTTAAAAATTCGAGACATAACTACTAGTTCCTTTGTTGTTACCACCATTAGCGGGCGCAAGCTCACCTTGTTCAATTCGTTCTAGCATAGTGTTCCAAGCAGAAACCCCACGGCTATTTTTAACCTTATTACCTAAACCTTTCGATTTGGCTAACCACAAGCCTTGGCCATTAAAACTATATATAGGTTTTAAATCGCCACGATTACTAGCAGGCACTAGTTTAGTATTAAAATTATCGAGCACCAGCGGTATTTGATTGGGTTGTTCAAAGTATATCAACACCATGTGTGGTTGGTTAACCGTACGTTGGCGCACATACATAAAACGTATCTTATCTTCTGGGATGCCTAAAGCGATTAAAGTAAAGTATTTAGCAATTACATAATCTTCACAGTCACCCATACCTACCCCTAAACTTTCGAGTGGGGTGGCCCAGTAATCTTTTTTTTGCCAAAGATCGTCATCGGTTTTGTACTTTATATGCTTATTAAAAAAGTCATTAACTAAATGAATTTTTTGCCATTCGCTTTTATCGGCAGAGTCATCAATAAAGCTCAGCCAGTTTTTTATTCGTTGATGGCCAGCATCACCGTAAAACTGTTTGGCACGGGAAATTATATCGCTGTTACGCAAATGTAAAAGCATGTCTTGTGCACAAGCAAAAAAAGACACTAATATAATGATGCAAATTCCAACGCGCACAAAGCCCATCCCTAAAAAGTTAACGAAGTAATTATATTCTCATTAAAACTAAAATGATAGGTTATAAAAAAAGCATCAATATATTAATTAACAGCTTTGCAACATAAAACAATCAAAAAGACTGCTTTTTATATTGAGCGATTGTATGGCTTGTGTATAATAGCCGCCCATATGGATGGTAGCGCTTAAAATCTTTGCTTAATTTGGCAAAAACATCAACAAGTGACTACAGAACAAAAAAGTAACAATAAAAGGAATTGAAGTGAAAGTATTAAAAGCAGTCTTGCCTGTTGCAGGCTTGGGTACGCGCATGCTGCCAGCTACCAAAGCAACGCCTAAGGAAATGCTTCCACTAGTCGATAAACCTCTCATTCAATACGTTGTTAACGAAGCAGTAAAAGCCGGTATTAAAGAAATTATACTGGTTACCCATGCTTCTAAAAACGCAATAGAAAATCATTTTGATACCAGCTTTGAGCTAGAAGCCACTCTAGAAGCTCGCGTAAAACGCAGCTTGCTAGAAGAAGTTCGCTCAATAATCCCGCGAGATGTAAGTATTATTTCTGTTCGCCAATCTGCGCCATTAGGTTTAGGCCACGCAATACTTGAAACTTGGCCAATCATTGGCAACAACCCATTCGCTATTTTATTGCCAGACGTAATTATCGATCAATATAAGTCAAACCTTAAGATTGATAACTTAGCACAAATGATCGCCCGATTTGAGCGCACTCAACATAATCAAATTATGGTTGAACCTGTACCACATGAAGAAGTGCACAACTACGGTGTGGTTGATTTGGCGGGTGAATATATTGCGCCTGGCGAAAATGCAACCATTACTAATATGGTTGAAAAGCCAGACAACGACGATGCGCCAAGCAATTTAGCCATAACAGGGCGTTATGTTGTATCACCCGCTATTTGGGATTTACTCGAATTTACGCCTCCAGGGGCTGGCGGCGAAATACAGTTAACAGATGCATTACTGCAGTTACGCCATCTTGAAACAATTGAAGCGTACCATTTAAAAGGTAAGTCACACGACTGTGGCTCAAAACTAGGTTACATGCTCGCAAACGTAGAATACGCAATGCAATCAAGCCTAATGGGTGAAGAATTTACAAAGCGCGTTAAGCAATTAATGGCAAATGCATAAAGCTATGCAAAATCGGTTAATAAAAAATTAAGGGAAATCATGGCTATTAAAGTATTAAGTATTTTTGGTACACGACCTGAAGCAATAAAAATGGCGCCGCTAGTTAAAGCACTCAATGCAGCTGAAGGCATTGACGCTAAAGTATGTGTTACTGCACAGCATCGTGAAATGCTTGACCAAGTTTTAGCCCTTTTTGAAATTGTACCCGAGTACGACTTAAATATTATGAAACCTGGCCAAAGCTTATACGATGTAACAACAAATATTTTGTTAGGTTTAAAACCTATCCTCGAAGAGTTTAAACCAGACTTAGTGCTTGTTCATGGTGATACCAGTACTACGTTATCTGCAAGTTTAGCGGCGTTTTATCAGCAAATTCCAGTAGGGCACGTAGAAGCGGGTTTACGCACCGGTAACTTAAGTTCACCCTGGCCAGAGGAAGGTAACCGCAAACTCACTGGGGCAATTACAAAACTGCATTTTGCACCAACGCAAACATCGCAGCAAAACTTACTAAACGAAGCAATAAATGCTGACGATATCGTAATTACTGGTAACACCGTTATTGACGCATTATTACAAGTGGTTGATAAAGTAAAAACCGACACCGCTTTAATTTCAACTCTAAAAGCTAAATTTCCAGAACTCGATGAAACTAAAAAGCTTATTTTAGTTACAGGGCACCGCCGTGAGAGCTTTGGTGGCGGTTTTGAGCGAATTTGTGAGGCATTGGTAGAAATTGCAACTGCGCACCCAGATACACAAATTTTGTACCCAATGCATTTAAACCCTAATGTACGCGAACCAGTAAATCGCATATTAAAAAATGTTGATAATGTGCATTTAATCGAGCCGCAAGACTACCTACCATTTGTGTACTTAATGAATCAAGCTCACATAATCGTAACCGACTCAGGTGGTGTTCAAGAAGAAGCGCCAAGCTTAGGTAAACCTGTACTTGTTATGCGTGACACCACAGAACGCCCAGAAGCGGTAGAAGCAGGTACAGTTAAACTAGTAGGCACAGATAAAGTTCGCATAGTGAATGAAGTTAATAACTTACTCACTAACGCTCAAGAATATCAGTCAATGAGCCGTGCACATAACCCTTATGGTGATGGTAAAGCGTGTGAACGCATTGTGGCTAAAATTAAGCAACACTTTAA
Coding sequences within it:
- a CDS encoding transglutaminase-like cysteine peptidase, with the protein product MRVGICIIILVSFFACAQDMLLHLRNSDIISRAKQFYGDAGHQRIKNWLSFIDDSADKSEWQKIHLVNDFFNKHIKYKTDDDLWQKKDYWATPLESLGVGMGDCEDYVIAKYFTLIALGIPEDKIRFMYVRQRTVNQPHMVLIYFEQPNQIPLVLDNFNTKLVPASNRGDLKPIYSFNGQGLWLAKSKGLGNKVKNSRGVSAWNTMLERIEQGELAPANGGNNKGTSSYVSNF
- the galU gene encoding UTP--glucose-1-phosphate uridylyltransferase GalU, translating into MKVLKAVLPVAGLGTRMLPATKATPKEMLPLVDKPLIQYVVNEAVKAGIKEIILVTHASKNAIENHFDTSFELEATLEARVKRSLLEEVRSIIPRDVSIISVRQSAPLGLGHAILETWPIIGNNPFAILLPDVIIDQYKSNLKIDNLAQMIARFERTQHNQIMVEPVPHEEVHNYGVVDLAGEYIAPGENATITNMVEKPDNDDAPSNLAITGRYVVSPAIWDLLEFTPPGAGGEIQLTDALLQLRHLETIEAYHLKGKSHDCGSKLGYMLANVEYAMQSSLMGEEFTKRVKQLMANA
- the wecB gene encoding UDP-N-acetylglucosamine 2-epimerase (non-hydrolyzing), whose amino-acid sequence is MAIKVLSIFGTRPEAIKMAPLVKALNAAEGIDAKVCVTAQHREMLDQVLALFEIVPEYDLNIMKPGQSLYDVTTNILLGLKPILEEFKPDLVLVHGDTSTTLSASLAAFYQQIPVGHVEAGLRTGNLSSPWPEEGNRKLTGAITKLHFAPTQTSQQNLLNEAINADDIVITGNTVIDALLQVVDKVKTDTALISTLKAKFPELDETKKLILVTGHRRESFGGGFERICEALVEIATAHPDTQILYPMHLNPNVREPVNRILKNVDNVHLIEPQDYLPFVYLMNQAHIIVTDSGGVQEEAPSLGKPVLVMRDTTERPEAVEAGTVKLVGTDKVRIVNEVNNLLTNAQEYQSMSRAHNPYGDGKACERIVAKIKQHFKD